A DNA window from Gorilla gorilla gorilla isolate KB3781 chromosome 19, NHGRI_mGorGor1-v2.1_pri, whole genome shotgun sequence contains the following coding sequences:
- the UGT3A2 gene encoding UDP-glucuronosyltransferase 3A2 isoform X2 gives MAGQRMPLLVGFLLPGVLLSEAAKILTISTVDFKKEEKSYQVISWLAPEDHQREFKKSFDFFLEETLGGRGKFENLLNVLEYLALQCSHFLSRKDIMDSLKNENFDMVIVETFDYCPFLIAEKLGKPFVAILSTSFGSLEFGLPIPLSYVPVFRSLLTDHMDFWGRVKNFLMFFSFCRRQQHMQSTFDNTIKEHFTEGSRPVLSHLLLKAELWFINSDFAFDFARPLLPNTVYVGGLMEKPIKPVPQDLENFIAKFGDSGFVLVTLGSMVNTCQNPEIFKEMNNAFAHLPQGVIWKCQCSHWPEDVHLAANVKIVDWLPQSDLLAHPSIRLFVTHGGQNSIMEAIQHGVPVVGIPLFGDQPENMVRVEAKKFGVSIQLKKLKAETLALKMKQIMEDKRYKSAAVTASVILRSHPLSPTQRLVGWIDHVLQTGGATHLKPYVFQQPWHEQYLLDVFVFLLGLTLGTLWLCGKLLGMAVWWLRGARKVKET, from the exons attttaaaaaggaagaaaaatcatatcAAGTTATCAGTTGGCTTGCACCTGAAGATCATCAAAGAGAATTTAAGAAGAGTTTTGATTTCTTTCTGGAAGAAACTTTAGGtggcag aggAAAATTTGAAAACTTATTAAATGTTCTAGAATACTTGGCGTTGCAGTGCAGTCATTTTTTAAGTAGAAAGGATATCATGGATTCCTTAAAGAATGAGAACTTCGACATGGTGATAGTTGAAACTTTTGACTACTGTCCTTTCCTGATTGCTGAGAAGCTTGGGAAGCCATTTGTGGCCATTCTTTCCACTTCATTCGGCTCTTTGGAATTTGGGCTACCAATCCCCTTGTCTTATGTTCCAGTATTCCGTTCCTTGCTGACTGATCACATGGACTTCTGGGGCCGAGTGAAGAATTTTCTGATGTTCTTTAGTTTCTGCAGGAGGCAACAGCACATGCAGTCTACATTTGACAACACCATCAAGGAGCATTTCACAGAAGGCTCTAGGCCAGTTTTGTCTCATCTTCTACTGAAAGCAGAGTTGTGGTTCATTAACTCTGACTTTGCCTTTGATTTTGCTCGACCTCTGCTTCCCAACACTGTTTATGTTGGAGGCTTGATGGAAAAACCTATTAAACCAGTACCACAA GACTTGGAGAACTTCATTGCCAAGTTTGGGGACTCTGGCTTTGTCCTTGTGACCTTGGGCTCCATGGTGAACACCTGTCAGAATCCGGAAATCTTCAAGGAGATGAACAATGCCTTTGCCCACCTACCCCAAGGGGTGATATGGAAGTGTCAGTGTTCTCATTGGCCCGAAGATGTCCACCTGGCTGCAAATGTGAAAATTGTGGACTGGCTTCCTCAGAGTGACCTCCTGG CTCACCCAAGCATCCGTCTGTTTGTCACCCACGGCGGGCAGAATAGCATAATGGAGGCCATCCAGCATGGTGTGCCCGTGGTGGGGATCCCTCtctttggagaccagcctgaaaaCATGGTCCGAGTAGAAGCCAAAAAGTTTGGTGTTTCTATTCAGTTAAAGAAGCTCAAGGCAGAGACATTGGCTCTTAAGATGAAACAAATCATGGAAGACAAGAG ATACAAGTCCGCGGCAGTGACTGCCAGTGTCATCCTGCGCTCCCACCCGCTCAGCCCCACACAGCGGCTGGTGGGCTGGATTGACCACGTCCTCCAGACAGGGGGAGCGACGCACCTCAAGCCCTATGTCTTTCAGCAGCCCTGGCATGAGCAGTACCTGCTCGACGTTTTTGTGTTTCTGCTGGGGCTCACTCTGGGGACTCTATGGCTTTGTGGGAAGCTGCTGGGCATGGCTGTCTGGTGGCTGCGTGGGGCCAGAAAGGTGAAGGAGacataa
- the UGT3A2 gene encoding UDP-glucuronosyltransferase 3A2 isoform X1, which produces MAGQRMPLLVGFLLPGVLLSEAAKILTISTVGGSHYLLMDRVSQILQDHGHNVTMLNHKRGPFMPDFKKEEKSYQVISWLAPEDHQREFKKSFDFFLEETLGGRGKFENLLNVLEYLALQCSHFLSRKDIMDSLKNENFDMVIVETFDYCPFLIAEKLGKPFVAILSTSFGSLEFGLPIPLSYVPVFRSLLTDHMDFWGRVKNFLMFFSFCRRQQHMQSTFDNTIKEHFTEGSRPVLSHLLLKAELWFINSDFAFDFARPLLPNTVYVGGLMEKPIKPVPQDLENFIAKFGDSGFVLVTLGSMVNTCQNPEIFKEMNNAFAHLPQGVIWKCQCSHWPEDVHLAANVKIVDWLPQSDLLAHPSIRLFVTHGGQNSIMEAIQHGVPVVGIPLFGDQPENMVRVEAKKFGVSIQLKKLKAETLALKMKQIMEDKRYKSAAVTASVILRSHPLSPTQRLVGWIDHVLQTGGATHLKPYVFQQPWHEQYLLDVFVFLLGLTLGTLWLCGKLLGMAVWWLRGARKVKET; this is translated from the exons GTGGAAGCCATTATCTACTGATGGACCGGGTTTCTCAGATTCTTCAAGATCACGGTCATAATGTCACCATGCTTAACCACAAAAGAGGTCCTTTTATGCCAG attttaaaaaggaagaaaaatcatatcAAGTTATCAGTTGGCTTGCACCTGAAGATCATCAAAGAGAATTTAAGAAGAGTTTTGATTTCTTTCTGGAAGAAACTTTAGGtggcag aggAAAATTTGAAAACTTATTAAATGTTCTAGAATACTTGGCGTTGCAGTGCAGTCATTTTTTAAGTAGAAAGGATATCATGGATTCCTTAAAGAATGAGAACTTCGACATGGTGATAGTTGAAACTTTTGACTACTGTCCTTTCCTGATTGCTGAGAAGCTTGGGAAGCCATTTGTGGCCATTCTTTCCACTTCATTCGGCTCTTTGGAATTTGGGCTACCAATCCCCTTGTCTTATGTTCCAGTATTCCGTTCCTTGCTGACTGATCACATGGACTTCTGGGGCCGAGTGAAGAATTTTCTGATGTTCTTTAGTTTCTGCAGGAGGCAACAGCACATGCAGTCTACATTTGACAACACCATCAAGGAGCATTTCACAGAAGGCTCTAGGCCAGTTTTGTCTCATCTTCTACTGAAAGCAGAGTTGTGGTTCATTAACTCTGACTTTGCCTTTGATTTTGCTCGACCTCTGCTTCCCAACACTGTTTATGTTGGAGGCTTGATGGAAAAACCTATTAAACCAGTACCACAA GACTTGGAGAACTTCATTGCCAAGTTTGGGGACTCTGGCTTTGTCCTTGTGACCTTGGGCTCCATGGTGAACACCTGTCAGAATCCGGAAATCTTCAAGGAGATGAACAATGCCTTTGCCCACCTACCCCAAGGGGTGATATGGAAGTGTCAGTGTTCTCATTGGCCCGAAGATGTCCACCTGGCTGCAAATGTGAAAATTGTGGACTGGCTTCCTCAGAGTGACCTCCTGG CTCACCCAAGCATCCGTCTGTTTGTCACCCACGGCGGGCAGAATAGCATAATGGAGGCCATCCAGCATGGTGTGCCCGTGGTGGGGATCCCTCtctttggagaccagcctgaaaaCATGGTCCGAGTAGAAGCCAAAAAGTTTGGTGTTTCTATTCAGTTAAAGAAGCTCAAGGCAGAGACATTGGCTCTTAAGATGAAACAAATCATGGAAGACAAGAG ATACAAGTCCGCGGCAGTGACTGCCAGTGTCATCCTGCGCTCCCACCCGCTCAGCCCCACACAGCGGCTGGTGGGCTGGATTGACCACGTCCTCCAGACAGGGGGAGCGACGCACCTCAAGCCCTATGTCTTTCAGCAGCCCTGGCATGAGCAGTACCTGCTCGACGTTTTTGTGTTTCTGCTGGGGCTCACTCTGGGGACTCTATGGCTTTGTGGGAAGCTGCTGGGCATGGCTGTCTGGTGGCTGCGTGGGGCCAGAAAGGTGAAGGAGacataa